Genomic segment of Pseudomonas sp. CCI4.2:
CCCCTGTGACAGCAATTGGCGCAGGTCGATCACTGCAGCGTTAGCCCGGGAAATATAGTTGGCCATGACCAGCGAGTGGTTAGCCAATATCCCGAAACCGCTGCCGTTAAGAATCATCGGACTCCAGACCGGTGCTTGCGAAGCTTCCAGTTCACGAATGATCTGACGCACGCTGACGGTGGCATTCTTCTTCGCCAAGACATCAGCGAAATCTACTTCGATGGCCCGCAGCAAATGCGACAGCGCCCACGCCTGACCGCGCGCTTCATAGAATACGTCATCGATCTGCAGCCACGGGGTTTCTACTATTTCTTCATCAACCTTTGGCGCCTGGCCGGGGATGACCGATTCAGTTTTCAAACTGCTGTTGAGTTTGACCCGACCGACACTGGCCGAGAGTCGCTGCGACAACGAGCCCAAGCGGGTCGCCACATCACCCAGCCAGTTATTCAGGTTGTCGGCACGGGCGTAAAACAACGCGCCTTTCTGGTTAGGATCGGACAAGCGCGCCTGATAGCGGCTCAGCGAATTAATCCCCTCGCGGTACTCAGACTCACTGGAAGGCAGCACCCAACTTCTATTGTCGAAGTTGAAACGCGGCTCAGCCCGGGCCAAGTCCGGGTCTTCTGCCGACTGCGATTGCGAGCGGGCGAAATCTTTACGCAGCGCACGGCTCAAGTCACGCACCTGAACCAGCACGCCGTATTCCCAATGAGAGATATTGTCCAGCCACACACCCGGCGGCAGGCGGTCATTGGAGATATAGCCACCGCGCTTATCCAGCAAGGTGCTCGCCACGGTCTTCAGTGTTTCGACCGTGGTGTAACCGATCACCATCTGCTTACCTTCGCGCTCAGCCGCCGCTTGGGCGTTCTGCTGAACTGGAAACAGAGCGGGTTCATGGCTCCAGTACCAACCGATCAAGCCCGTTACCACCAAATAGATGGCAAGAACGATGCCTAACGCGCGGCTAAAAAAAACACCCCCCCAATAGCCTCGGGAGCGAGTCCCTACCGCAGGTTCATCAACCCGATCCCCCGCGCTACCCGCGCGCTTCTTCCAGTCCAGCATGGCTATGTCCCTTCAATCACGAAATTCAATGGTTCGACCGCAACCTTACAGCAACGTGCCTTGGGGTGGGAGTGGGACGATCAGTCTCAGGGGCACGCCTGCAGAAAACCTGGCTGATTGTAGGAACACGCTTGCCCGCGATTGGCCAGGCAATAGCTAGCACATTAGTTCCGGCTGATATTGAATCAAACATGTTGGAACCGCTCCGCGCCCCATCACGGGCAAGCGCGCTGCTACAGATTTACGGCTAATTCAGTTGACAGCGATAAACCGGGGGGCACTGTTAATCCGAAAACGTAGCGGGTTGGAACACCGCAACTTAAATACTTCATCTACCACTCCCCAGGTCGTCATCCAGCATTCGATACTCCCCACCCCAATCACGGGCGGACAGCTTTAATCTGGAGCGCGGGCAATTTCTTCCACAAGTGTCAGCGTTGGGATCATATCCTCGCCCACAGCTGTAACAACCAACATTTAGAATGACCACGATCAGTACGCCCCACTCAACGCCTCTCTCGAGCGCTGCATCGTAACATTTCCTCTTGGCTCTGAAGGTTCGTTTCGATCCCCAACCGATATTTACAATAGTCAATGATCAGGCGTTTTTCAGCCTCACTTAAATAGTAAAATCGTGGATAATCTCCAGACTTTGCAAATAAATTAGTAAACTTAATTTTGAAAGTTGGTGAACTTTTAATAAAAAAATGCACTTTCACCGGACCATGCATACCGGCAGAAGTGTAATAGCCCGTTGATAGGCAGATGGCTATACCCGCCAAGACAATTACCGTGACCAGTTTCATGAAGCAGAAGGTCTGCGCAACCCCGTCGACCCCCTCAATTGCTCTACCAACTCCATACCGGTATTACCAGGACAAAACTTATCCTCTCCTTTTTGATGGGGGTACTCTCTATGACCGCCCAGAACCTCTATCCCAAAAACGCTGCGCAAAACCTTGACCAATGAATTTAGAGATTCAATCTGTATGGCAGGGGGCACATTTTGAGTATTCAGTTTCCATACTTCAACGCCGCTGCGCCACTTGTCAGTCCAATCGCCTACCTCACCTGTAACAGTCAAGTCTTCTAAAAGCACCACCCCAATAACACCCGTATTATATTCATCAACACTAGCGCCCTTGCAGCGAATATCTCTTCCTTCAAAAATCTGACCGGCGCAATCTATTCCAAAGTGATATCCAATATCGTCGTAACCTCTGCCTAGATGTTCGTTCTGCGCCTTCCTCATCTCCATTGCGCCAAAGTCTCCGCACCCATAGCTCCTTCCTGCATGGTGCAGCGCAATCTTGGAGTAATTCCAGTCTTGGGCCATCCAATCTTTGGCTGATTTAGCCCCCCACGATGATCGCGCCTGCACTTTAAAACCAGCGACGTCCATTGCATTCAGGATAAATTCCCTAGTCATAGCTCGATCATTGACCGCAATACGACAAATCCAAGCGTTGGCATTTAACTCATGCGCCATCAGCTCAGTCACCAGAGTCGCATCGGATGATTTTGCAAAAAAGCCGCCTGCATGCTGAAGAGGTGTTCTAAAAGCGACGCGTATAGAAATGGGCACACTATCCGAAGGTGCCAATACATGAACCAAACCTTCGCCATCGGTCTGACCTTCTATAATTTCGCCACCTACCTTAGCAATGTATGGTCGACCAATAAGTGATTCTCTAGTCTCGAAATTAATCACTCGAAATATAAAACCGTAGCGTTTTTTTTCGTTCCTTGGAGGATTCATTAACTCCTTCACCCGGTGGTCAAACATTTTTGCGCCCACCGAATTGTGAATTTCCCCCGCGTCGAAACAATACGCCTCATCCATTATCAACAACCATTCGCCACTTTCGACTTGCTTTAACACCTCACTATCAAACGGAAGCATTAGACCGTGACGAAGCACATCTACACCTTCAATTTCGGCGCGCCCGTCAAGATATTGCCTGACAATACTCAGCGCTTCACCTACAGAACAAGCGTGCTTTAGCTCAGACGATGACGGGTATAACGCGCTGACCATCTTCACTGTTTGCCCTCTGATCGCCATTCGTCATAGCCAACGGTTTTACCACTCTCATGCCTTAACACAATATTTTGGTAGGCAAAGTGCACTGTTTCCAGCTGAGTAAAATGGGCGGTGCTGAGGTTCTGACAGTGGGGCATAGTTTGATTGAAGGCTACGATGACCGCGCCCTCTAGCTCAATGGTATAAAAATGTTCTACCCCACTGCCGGAAGGACGATATACATGCAGTTGGCAAATTTTTAGCGCTTCACCGTTGGTTGCTGCGTTAAAGAGCAAAGGCGAGGATTTGTCGATTGCCTTGGTAATAATCAGCGGCTTGTGCATACGACGCCCGGCTACGCCGCCAGGGATAACAACTCCGTGGTCGTATGCCTGCACCAGAATCTGATCTTCTCGACCTTGCTGCCATGCGTTACCAACCGAATCCGCGCCAAGCGCTCCGGCACTGATAAGATGCTGATGGGTTCCATGGATGGTCATATATGCGGGGATTGGCATCGGTATATCTCCTGAATAGGTTGTAGAAAACCTATCAGCCAAATCTCCGCTTGAGGCACGCAATTAAAAATCCAGAAGCGTCCTACAAGCAGATCGGCTGGCTCCCTGAATCCCCAAGAAACAACCTACATACCACCCCTATTTTTTGACGCCAATTTTGCCTAATGACAGCAGTTAATTGACCTACGACACGCTAGACGCCCCAAAGAAGTGCTAGCATACCGCCACCAGTCGACCTCAGCGCACCCATAATCAGTAGCCAGGATATGAACGAGCCAGAAGACCCGAGTCGTGATCGCCTCAAGCATCATTTTGCCCAGCGGGTAACGCATCAGGCACGTCAAATTCTTGAGGTCTGGCAGCGCTTGCAACAAAGTGAATGGTCGGCCGCCGACATGGCCGAACTTGCCGAGTCTACGCTGCGCCTGATGCGCTTTGCCGAGCGTTTCGAGCAGTTCGAACATGTTCAACTGGCGCGCAGCATCAGCCTGGCGCTCGCTGCGGTTGAGGCCAATCGCGGGCGCTTGAGCAGTGGGCTGATTACCGAACTCAATCAATTGATGCAGCGTTTGTCCCGCACCGGTCTGCGTCATGGCGATCGACTCGAACAAACGTCGTTGCCGCCGTTGCGCAAGCCAATCTATGTAATGCTACAGGAGCATGAGCGGGCCGATCGGCTGGCCAAGCAACTTGAATTTTTCGGACTCAGCGCCGTTGCACTTGAAAACACCGCCTTGTTTCACGCCAGCATGGCCGAGCGTCATCCTGCGGCTATCGTAATGG
This window contains:
- a CDS encoding DUF2333 family protein → MLDWKKRAGSAGDRVDEPAVGTRSRGYWGGVFFSRALGIVLAIYLVVTGLIGWYWSHEPALFPVQQNAQAAAEREGKQMVIGYTTVETLKTVASTLLDKRGGYISNDRLPPGVWLDNISHWEYGVLVQVRDLSRALRKDFARSQSQSAEDPDLARAEPRFNFDNRSWVLPSSESEYREGINSLSRYQARLSDPNQKGALFYARADNLNNWLGDVATRLGSLSQRLSASVGRVKLNSSLKTESVIPGQAPKVDEEIVETPWLQIDDVFYEARGQAWALSHLLRAIEVDFADVLAKKNATVSVRQIIRELEASQAPVWSPMILNGSGFGILANHSLVMANYISRANAAVIDLRQLLSQG
- a CDS encoding peptidoglycan recognition family protein; amino-acid sequence: MVSALYPSSSELKHACSVGEALSIVRQYLDGRAEIEGVDVLRHGLMLPFDSEVLKQVESGEWLLIMDEAYCFDAGEIHNSVGAKMFDHRVKELMNPPRNEKKRYGFIFRVINFETRESLIGRPYIAKVGGEIIEGQTDGEGLVHVLAPSDSVPISIRVAFRTPLQHAGGFFAKSSDATLVTELMAHELNANAWICRIAVNDRAMTREFILNAMDVAGFKVQARSSWGAKSAKDWMAQDWNYSKIALHHAGRSYGCGDFGAMEMRKAQNEHLGRGYDDIGYHFGIDCAGQIFEGRDIRCKGASVDEYNTGVIGVVLLEDLTVTGEVGDWTDKWRSGVEVWKLNTQNVPPAIQIESLNSLVKVLRSVFGIEVLGGHREYPHQKGEDKFCPGNTGMELVEQLRGSTGLRRPSAS
- a CDS encoding Hcp family type VI secretion system effector, with protein sequence MPIPAYMTIHGTHQHLISAGALGADSVGNAWQQGREDQILVQAYDHGVVIPGGVAGRRMHKPLIITKAIDKSSPLLFNAATNGEALKICQLHVYRPSGSGVEHFYTIELEGAVIVAFNQTMPHCQNLSTAHFTQLETVHFAYQNIVLRHESGKTVGYDEWRSEGKQ